A genome region from Arachidicoccus soli includes the following:
- the cas7i gene encoding type I-B CRISPR-associated protein Cas7/Cst2/DevR, with protein sequence MTTQGFILIDEDGVALNNSGTVSNAGNLNSVATKKLTKDGKAYTYVSGQAWRYWWRETLQKHFGWKLSPITKLEKKNVLYTEANPVTYDDDDIFGYMKAATDVDTDETGEAKKSKSGKEKKKDITVTRVSPLKNSVLVSVGSVKVERNFSSASRQNDVPVLYGKEEYSAIMKGMFSIDLEQVGTFSNYLRTGFKNISESVESLLSKEDGVEKIDDKFIVDKNGKPEKLYRLGKAKRLKRVVDTISALKFISGGAMQTSNMGDVTPKFIVLATATSGNHPFSHIVKADPFNKEQTILNIEGLKEVLNDYKDQFKGNIFIGKRSGFMDEYSGVLKALETEFDNVQILSINQAIDQYCEQVKTQLI encoded by the coding sequence ATGACAACGCAAGGATTTATCCTCATCGATGAGGATGGCGTAGCACTAAACAATTCAGGAACTGTTTCTAATGCTGGAAATTTGAATAGTGTAGCTACGAAAAAATTGACAAAAGATGGTAAGGCATATACTTATGTTTCCGGTCAGGCTTGGAGATATTGGTGGAGAGAAACATTGCAAAAGCATTTTGGCTGGAAACTTTCGCCTATTACAAAATTGGAGAAAAAGAATGTTTTGTATACTGAAGCTAATCCGGTAACTTATGATGATGACGATATTTTTGGATATATGAAAGCCGCCACCGATGTGGACACAGATGAAACTGGAGAAGCTAAGAAAAGTAAAAGCGGTAAGGAGAAGAAAAAGGATATTACAGTAACACGAGTATCCCCCTTGAAAAATTCTGTGTTAGTGTCTGTTGGTTCAGTAAAAGTTGAAAGAAATTTCTCAAGTGCTTCAAGACAAAATGATGTGCCTGTATTGTACGGAAAAGAAGAATATTCTGCAATTATGAAAGGAATGTTTTCTATAGATTTGGAGCAAGTAGGAACTTTTTCTAACTATTTACGTACAGGATTTAAGAATATTTCTGAATCTGTCGAGAGCTTATTGTCTAAAGAGGACGGCGTTGAAAAAATAGATGATAAATTCATAGTAGATAAAAATGGGAAGCCTGAAAAATTGTATAGATTAGGTAAAGCTAAACGACTAAAAAGAGTTGTTGATACAATTTCCGCTCTAAAATTTATTTCTGGTGGAGCTATGCAAACGAGTAATATGGGAGATGTTACGCCCAAATTTATTGTTTTGGCAACAGCTACATCAGGTAATCATCCGTTTTCGCATATCGTTAAGGCTGACCCATTTAATAAGGAACAAACGATATTAAACATTGAAGGTCTTAAAGAGGTTTTAAATGATTATAAAGACCAATTTAAAGGAAACATTTTCATTGGAAAGCGAAGCGGTTTTATGGATGAATACAGTGGAGTACTAAAAGCATTGGAAACAGAGTTCGACAATGTACAGATATTGAGCATTAATCAGGCAATAGACCAATATTGCGAACAGGTAAAAACTCAATTGATATGA
- the cas5b gene encoding type I-B CRISPR-associated protein Cas5b, with product MEVYKIDITSWTASFRYPNLISGTQPTLEVPPLSTVLGLINAAAGQYLQHANLQLGYYFEYEAEGEDLETIYQISSKDGKPTNNAKSNIIYRKFLFNNFLRIYTPDENVAQYLSAPYFQLLLGRMNDLATVTNISAKEQLEKTENATEIKGQIIPFRHHLPGQIQALPKYFTDEFPRKNLGTEAYSIIGCKAKTFSTSLTAYKDKLPSGKEIDIYFHELNFE from the coding sequence ATGGAAGTGTATAAAATTGATATAACAAGTTGGACAGCAAGTTTCAGATATCCGAACTTAATTAGCGGTACACAGCCCACTTTAGAAGTGCCACCATTGAGTACAGTATTGGGCTTAATCAATGCTGCAGCGGGCCAATATTTACAACATGCCAATTTGCAATTAGGTTATTATTTTGAGTATGAAGCCGAAGGAGAGGACCTTGAAACTATTTATCAAATTAGCAGTAAGGATGGCAAGCCTACAAATAATGCAAAGTCTAACATTATATACAGGAAATTTTTGTTCAATAATTTCTTACGTATTTACACGCCTGATGAGAATGTAGCTCAATATTTATCTGCACCGTATTTTCAGCTATTGTTAGGCAGGATGAATGACCTAGCAACTGTGACCAATATTTCTGCAAAAGAACAATTGGAAAAAACTGAAAATGCTACTGAAATAAAAGGGCAAATTATTCCGTTCAGGCATCATTTACCCGGGCAAATTCAGGCATTACCAAAATATTTTACAGACGAGTTTCCAAGAAAAAATTTAGGTACAGAAGCTTACAGTATTATTGGCTGCAAAGCAAAAACATTTAGTACAAGCCTTACAGCCTACAAGGATAAATTACCAAGTGGCAAAGAGATTGATATTTACTTTCACGAATTGAATTTTGAGTAG
- the cas3 gene encoding CRISPR-associated helicase Cas3' codes for MALLAKSKDAKRGIPAISLKEHIVDCLFIFNFLKTAFPKAADISGMGENFWNALRVAIICHDLGKAHKEFQYLLNEKPNQWKFQRHELFSIPFVDALSDFDKETIKIIRLAVAGHHKDFEELQNQLAFYETEAGFGTLDTLDELKSFPDSFKENVSINDALDLLKEYKVNINSIQPKSLDGLIRSYNKSPYKPETESYFSLMMLFGGLKWCDHLGSAKIKSLFNLNNKDFDYLHNSIYQPYTHQTESGKTVGNLLLTAPTGSGKTESAFMWLQNQLDKSGQGRVFYILPFTASINAMFERLKKEMGDNKVGMLHGKLSDYLNNYFDNLQYTNQAKKENIQNLKEKFKSIITPVKVTTPFQLLKHLFGLKGYEQGFFEMAGSYLIFDEIHAYNPETFAQCKVLIEFVIKSLQSKVMIMTATMPRFMQQELENALGDYLKVKANNELYRSFRRHKILLKEGLLTDSLDEIKQQLKAGKKVLVVCNTVKSSQSAFQDLKTAVKDNEAILLHGSFIGKDRSKKEKGLMTDNVKLLVGTQAIEVSLDIDYDTIYSEPAPIDALIQRFGRVNRRSKKGMCDCIVFKEHNSDDEYIYNAETVEKTLSAFEKIIKTNDGIVDEALLQVSIDEVYQDWNAEEKKVFDNQYRYLKEAMQTLSPMFRNKHTEEDFYKQFDGIKILPQINKTEYESHLSELDFISAESEKVQIRKGRFASWLKSSNIRRESFAFSKGSKVNIEPYLITNKKYSTDLGLLSNEEEAWQTTEIF; via the coding sequence ATGGCATTGCTAGCTAAATCAAAAGACGCTAAACGAGGAATTCCGGCAATATCATTAAAAGAACATATTGTGGACTGTCTGTTTATTTTTAATTTCCTAAAAACAGCATTCCCCAAAGCCGCTGATATATCCGGGATGGGAGAGAATTTTTGGAATGCCTTGAGAGTTGCTATCATTTGCCACGACTTAGGGAAGGCTCATAAAGAGTTTCAGTATTTATTAAACGAAAAACCTAATCAGTGGAAATTTCAACGACACGAATTATTTTCTATTCCGTTTGTTGATGCTTTGAGTGACTTTGATAAGGAAACTATTAAAATAATTCGGCTTGCGGTTGCCGGGCATCACAAAGATTTCGAAGAACTACAAAATCAATTGGCTTTTTATGAAACAGAAGCCGGTTTTGGCACTTTGGATACTCTCGATGAACTGAAAAGTTTTCCTGATTCCTTTAAGGAAAATGTTAGCATAAACGATGCCTTAGATTTACTGAAAGAATATAAGGTAAATATCAATAGTATTCAACCTAAATCATTAGATGGATTAATTCGTAGCTACAATAAATCGCCGTATAAACCTGAAACAGAAAGCTACTTTTCGCTGATGATGTTATTTGGTGGTTTGAAATGGTGCGACCATTTAGGTTCTGCAAAAATAAAATCACTTTTCAATTTAAATAATAAGGATTTTGATTATTTGCACAATTCTATTTATCAACCATACACCCACCAAACAGAATCAGGAAAAACAGTTGGAAATTTGTTGCTCACGGCACCCACAGGTTCAGGGAAAACAGAAAGTGCATTTATGTGGTTGCAGAATCAATTAGATAAATCTGGGCAGGGAAGAGTTTTTTATATACTACCTTTTACTGCATCAATCAATGCAATGTTTGAACGCTTAAAAAAAGAAATGGGTGATAATAAGGTAGGTATGTTACATGGAAAGCTTAGTGATTATCTTAATAATTATTTTGACAATCTTCAATATACTAATCAAGCAAAAAAAGAAAATATTCAGAACCTTAAAGAGAAATTTAAAAGCATCATTACACCTGTAAAAGTTACTACGCCATTTCAGTTATTAAAGCACTTGTTTGGCTTAAAAGGTTATGAACAAGGATTTTTTGAAATGGCAGGAAGCTATTTGATATTTGACGAAATACATGCTTATAACCCTGAAACCTTTGCCCAATGTAAAGTGCTGATAGAATTTGTAATAAAATCTTTGCAATCCAAAGTTATGATAATGACGGCAACGATGCCACGATTTATGCAGCAAGAACTAGAAAACGCACTTGGCGACTATTTAAAAGTAAAAGCCAATAATGAATTATATAGAAGTTTCAGACGACATAAAATACTGTTAAAAGAAGGACTCTTAACTGATTCTTTGGATGAAATTAAACAACAGTTGAAAGCAGGTAAAAAAGTATTAGTGGTGTGCAATACTGTAAAGTCATCTCAGTCTGCGTTTCAAGATTTAAAAACTGCAGTTAAAGACAATGAAGCCATTTTGTTGCATGGTTCTTTCATTGGTAAAGATAGAAGCAAGAAAGAAAAAGGCTTGATGACAGACAATGTAAAATTATTAGTTGGTACGCAAGCAATTGAAGTAAGTTTGGATATTGATTACGATACGATTTATTCAGAGCCCGCACCAATAGACGCTTTGATTCAGCGTTTTGGGCGTGTAAACAGGCGCAGTAAGAAAGGGATGTGTGATTGTATTGTATTCAAAGAGCATAATTCTGATGATGAATATATTTACAACGCCGAAACAGTTGAAAAGACACTTTCTGCATTTGAAAAAATTATTAAGACAAATGATGGAATAGTTGATGAAGCATTATTACAAGTATCTATTGATGAAGTATATCAAGATTGGAATGCAGAAGAAAAGAAAGTGTTCGACAACCAATATCGTTATCTTAAAGAAGCAATGCAGACTTTGTCGCCAATGTTTAGGAACAAGCATACAGAAGAAGATTTTTATAAACAGTTTGATGGTATTAAAATATTGCCTCAAATTAATAAAACAGAATATGAGAGCCACTTGTCTGAATTAGATTTTATCAGTGCGGAAAGTGAAAAAGTACAAATTAGAAAAGGGCGATTTGCCAGCTGGTTAAAGAGTAGTAATATCAGACGAGAAAGCTTTGCTTTTAGTAAGGGAAGCAAAGTAAACATTGAACCATATTTGATTACTAACAAAAAATATTCTACTGATTTAGGATTATTAAGTAATGAAGAAGAGGCTTGGCAAACTACGGAAATCTTTTAA
- the cas4 gene encoding CRISPR-associated protein Cas4 → MNINATLINLYHVCQRECWLHTNGINMEHTSDTVYDGKLLHETSYPQRAEKYTEIELSAVLNDEIILTGKIDFYDAKEKIIHETKRSDKIEEAHEWQVKYYIWLLELNGIEDVEAILEYPTLRHKNLVKLSEADKQHLLSIIRNIAQLKVSDNCPPKINAKICKSCSYYELCYIDE, encoded by the coding sequence ATGAACATCAACGCCACACTCATAAACTTATATCATGTTTGCCAGCGTGAATGTTGGTTGCACACCAACGGCATCAACATGGAACACACTTCCGATACAGTATATGACGGCAAACTGCTGCACGAAACTAGTTACCCGCAGCGTGCCGAAAAATATACCGAGATAGAATTGAGTGCCGTATTAAATGATGAAATCATACTCACAGGTAAAATTGATTTTTATGATGCCAAAGAAAAAATTATTCACGAAACCAAGCGTAGTGATAAGATAGAAGAAGCACATGAATGGCAGGTTAAATACTACATTTGGTTGCTAGAACTAAACGGCATCGAAGATGTGGAGGCAATATTGGAATATCCCACTCTACGGCATAAAAATTTAGTAAAACTAAGCGAAGCAGACAAGCAACATTTATTGAGCATTATCAGGAATATAGCGCAACTAAAGGTAAGTGATAACTGCCCGCCAAAAATCAATGCGAAGATTTGCAAAAGCTGTTCTTATTATGAACTCTGTTATATTGATGAATAA
- the cas1b gene encoding type I-B CRISPR-associated endonuclease Cas1b — MKKSYYLFNPGRMSRKDNTLKFTPIDENGNESTPKYIPIESIDNLYCFGTLDANSALYNFLGKESISVHFFDYYEHYTGSFMPKDYLLSGKILIAQTDHYIKPIKRISLAQKFIEGAAFNIIKNLRYYNNRDKDTSVQIEKIEWLAQQINQTTKTEELMGIEGNIRMTYYEAFDLIINDFEMGNRTKQPPSNEINAMISFCNMLCYTLCLDQIYHTQLNPTISYLHKPGERRYSLSLDLSEIFKPVLVDRMIFSLLNKKIIGKNDFDHKLNSCLLKESGRKKIIKAWDERLAETIKHRSLKRSVSYKHLVKLECYKLVKHILEMEEYKPFKAWW; from the coding sequence ATGAAGAAATCATATTATTTGTTTAATCCCGGACGCATGAGCCGTAAGGATAACACGTTGAAATTTACACCAATAGATGAAAATGGAAACGAATCGACACCCAAATATATTCCCATAGAAAGTATAGATAATCTCTATTGCTTTGGCACATTGGACGCCAACAGTGCATTATACAATTTCTTAGGAAAAGAATCTATCAGTGTTCACTTCTTCGATTATTATGAGCATTATACAGGAAGTTTTATGCCCAAAGACTATCTGCTTAGCGGGAAGATATTAATTGCACAAACTGATCATTATATCAAACCGATAAAGAGAATCTCGTTGGCACAAAAGTTTATTGAAGGAGCTGCTTTTAATATAATTAAGAATCTACGATATTACAACAATCGTGATAAAGATACCTCGGTACAAATAGAAAAGATAGAATGGCTGGCACAACAAATAAATCAAACAACAAAAACAGAAGAATTGATGGGTATTGAAGGCAATATCCGAATGACATACTATGAAGCATTTGACCTTATAATCAATGATTTTGAAATGGGGAATCGCACTAAGCAGCCTCCCTCTAATGAAATCAACGCGATGATTTCGTTTTGCAATATGCTTTGTTATACACTTTGCCTTGATCAGATTTATCACACACAGCTTAACCCAACTATCAGCTATCTCCATAAACCAGGTGAACGACGTTATTCACTTAGTCTCGATTTATCCGAAATTTTCAAACCTGTTTTGGTAGATAGAATGATATTTTCTTTACTCAACAAAAAAATAATTGGCAAAAATGATTTCGACCATAAATTGAATAGTTGCTTACTGAAAGAAAGTGGGAGAAAAAAAATAATAAAAGCATGGGATGAGCGTCTTGCTGAAACCATTAAACATCGAAGTCTTAAGCGCAGCGTTAGTTACAAGCATTTGGTAAAGCTGGAATGTTATAAACTGGTAAAACATATTTTAGAGATGGAAGAATATAAACCCTTTAAAGCTTGGTGGTAA
- the cas2 gene encoding CRISPR-associated endonuclease Cas2, protein MYVILVYDIGEKRVGKMLKLCRQYLNWIQNSVFEGEITEVKLKELLNKAKVIMNIEDDSIIVFSSRQEKWLDKQVIGKEKNDLDNML, encoded by the coding sequence ATGTATGTAATTTTGGTGTACGATATCGGTGAAAAAAGAGTAGGCAAAATGCTCAAATTGTGCAGACAATATTTGAACTGGATACAAAATAGTGTTTTTGAAGGTGAAATAACAGAAGTAAAACTGAAAGAGTTGTTGAACAAAGCAAAAGTCATAATGAATATTGAAGATGACAGCATTATTGTTTTCAGCAGTCGACAGGAAAAGTGGCTGGACAAGCAAGTGATAGGAAAGGAAAAAAATGATTTAGATAATATGCTATAA
- a CDS encoding type II toxin-antitoxin system VapC family toxin, translated as MSGNKFLLDTNAVLYILNGDEVLAELLYEKRLYVSIITEMELLSYKNITVKEKQQIKNFLSAFVIINIDNVIKDQAIETKKNSYLKLPDSIIAATAIILDIPLVSSDKQFKTVTNLNFLLYEK; from the coding sequence ATGAGTGGGAATAAATTTTTATTGGATACCAATGCAGTTCTATACATTCTTAACGGCGACGAAGTATTAGCTGAATTGTTATATGAAAAAAGGTTGTACGTATCCATTATAACAGAAATGGAACTGTTGAGTTATAAAAATATTACTGTAAAAGAAAAGCAACAAATAAAAAATTTCTTGTCCGCATTTGTAATCATAAACATAGATAATGTAATAAAGGATCAAGCCATAGAAACAAAAAAGAATAGTTATTTAAAACTCCCTGACAGTATCATAGCTGCGACCGCAATAATTCTGGACATCCCATTGGTATCCTCAGATAAACAATTCAAGACGGTTACTAATTTGAACTTTTTGCTATATGAGAAATAA
- a CDS encoding IS1634 family transposase yields MPFLRAEKKSSGTYLRILESYRNAEGKSTHRVLYSLGKLEDYTPEQLQRIGIKLFELGGGEVKTLLNGDLEELGRYNYGYQQIFGKAMRHYGLIDTLRRIGKKSKLQFDLNNAIFLMLLERLQDPGSKLRNYLNQGEYINLPEVALHHLYRALDKLADNNLLIQHQIYQTGRDLFNQKLDIVFYDVTTFYFESEVEKEGELRLMGFGKDGKIGNTQILFCMMIDRDKNPIGYRIFKGDTYEGHTFAKALEDLKNHYQIDKVIMVADRGMMSKNNIAITTEKGYEFILGERLKNLPKDVQSNLLDLDRYRHEWIYNEDAEEPVVIKYTTLEVGNKTIISTYSAKRAKKDKLDREERVETAKKLIANPSLLKKKSARYFLESTAKQTYCLDEEKIKRAEKYDGFLAISTNNTTLQTTEVLDQYKQLYKIEHSFRSFKSHLETRPMFHWTDKRIEGHICLCYIAFALQNFVLQNVNKTAPVITENMLRRTLDKMQVSLLKHNNQKVYIRSAPSEYEAKLQKGMGVKALLPLIAEDKISL; encoded by the coding sequence ATGCCGTTTTTAAGAGCAGAGAAAAAGAGTTCAGGCACCTATTTACGCATCCTGGAAAGTTATCGAAATGCAGAAGGTAAGTCTACTCACCGTGTGCTCTATTCATTAGGCAAGTTAGAGGATTATACTCCAGAGCAATTACAGCGTATTGGAATAAAGTTATTTGAACTTGGAGGAGGTGAAGTAAAGACTTTGTTAAACGGAGACTTAGAAGAGCTGGGAAGATATAATTACGGATATCAACAAATATTTGGAAAGGCGATGCGTCATTATGGTTTGATTGATACCCTGCGACGCATTGGCAAGAAAAGTAAGCTACAGTTCGATTTAAACAACGCTATTTTCCTGATGTTATTAGAACGACTGCAAGACCCCGGCAGTAAACTCCGAAATTATTTAAATCAGGGAGAATATATCAATCTACCAGAAGTAGCATTGCATCATCTGTATCGTGCTTTAGATAAATTGGCCGATAATAATCTTCTGATTCAGCACCAAATTTATCAAACGGGGAGGGATCTTTTTAATCAGAAATTAGATATAGTATTTTATGATGTAACTACTTTTTATTTTGAAAGCGAAGTTGAAAAAGAAGGAGAATTGAGACTGATGGGTTTTGGTAAAGATGGAAAAATTGGAAATACACAAATTCTGTTTTGCATGATGATCGATAGAGATAAAAATCCAATTGGTTATCGGATTTTCAAAGGCGACACTTACGAGGGGCATACATTTGCAAAAGCGCTTGAAGACTTGAAGAATCATTATCAAATCGACAAAGTTATAATGGTTGCTGATAGAGGTATGATGTCCAAAAATAATATTGCGATCACCACGGAAAAGGGGTATGAATTTATATTAGGAGAGCGTCTTAAGAACTTGCCCAAAGACGTGCAGAGCAATTTACTCGATTTGGATCGTTACAGGCATGAATGGATTTACAATGAAGATGCTGAGGAGCCTGTTGTTATCAAATATACCACCCTGGAAGTGGGCAACAAAACCATTATCTCTACCTACTCAGCAAAGCGCGCAAAAAAAGATAAATTAGATCGTGAAGAAAGAGTCGAAACCGCAAAAAAATTAATTGCCAATCCTTCCCTGCTTAAGAAAAAGTCAGCCAGGTATTTTCTTGAATCGACAGCAAAGCAAACGTACTGCTTGGATGAAGAAAAGATAAAGCGGGCAGAAAAATATGACGGCTTTCTTGCGATAAGTACCAATAATACGACACTCCAGACAACTGAAGTTTTAGACCAGTATAAACAGTTATACAAAATCGAACATTCATTCAGGTCATTCAAATCGCATCTAGAGACCCGACCGATGTTTCATTGGACAGACAAAAGGATTGAAGGACATATTTGCCTTTGCTATATTGCATTTGCATTGCAAAATTTTGTTCTACAAAACGTCAATAAAACCGCTCCAGTAATCACAGAGAACATGCTGCGCAGAACGCTGGACAAAATGCAGGTTAGTCTTTTAAAACATAACAATCAAAAAGTTTATATTAGGTCAGCACCATCAGAATATGAGGCCAAATTGCAGAAAGGCATGGGTGTAAAAGCCTTGCTGCCACTGATTGCCGAAGACAAAATTTCCCTTTAA
- a CDS encoding helix-turn-helix domain-containing protein: MEKTINFNTVNDYNTFYNNETLHPLVSIVDLSKSAPRAPHKMRFNIFCVVLKKVNCGNIRYGNNYYDYQEGTLVFFAPGQVIEITGEEIYQPSGTALIFHPDLLLNTALGKRMNDFSFFSYYANEALHLSEKEKKIVMECFDKISYELNQSIDKHSKMLIASNIELLLNYCTRFYDRQFITRDNANKGILEKFEALLNDYFISDKPQNRGLPSVAYCAEELHLSANYFGDLIKKETGKTAHDYIQATVINVAKERIFDIDKSISQVAYDLGFKYPQHFTRLFKQRVGVSPNEYKNLN; the protein is encoded by the coding sequence ATGGAAAAGACAATAAACTTCAATACTGTTAACGATTATAATACTTTCTATAATAATGAAACCTTACACCCTTTGGTTAGTATAGTCGACCTTTCAAAGTCTGCTCCGAGGGCCCCGCATAAAATGAGATTTAATATATTTTGCGTTGTACTGAAGAAAGTGAATTGCGGAAATATTAGATACGGCAACAATTATTATGATTATCAAGAGGGGACTTTAGTTTTTTTCGCTCCCGGTCAAGTAATAGAAATTACGGGAGAAGAGATTTATCAGCCATCGGGAACAGCATTAATTTTTCATCCGGATTTATTATTAAATACGGCATTAGGAAAGCGGATGAATGATTTTAGCTTTTTTTCTTATTATGCTAATGAAGCGCTTCACCTATCTGAAAAGGAGAAGAAGATTGTCATGGAATGTTTTGATAAAATCTCTTACGAGTTAAATCAATCAATAGACAAACATAGCAAGATGCTTATCGCTTCTAATATAGAGCTATTGCTGAATTATTGTACCCGGTTTTATGACCGGCAGTTTATTACAAGAGACAACGCGAATAAAGGGATCTTAGAAAAATTTGAAGCACTCTTGAATGATTATTTTATCTCAGACAAACCACAAAATAGAGGGTTGCCTTCTGTGGCATATTGTGCTGAGGAACTGCATCTTTCTGCAAATTATTTTGGTGATTTAATCAAAAAAGAAACAGGAAAAACAGCGCATGATTATATACAAGCAACAGTTATCAATGTTGCCAAAGAACGCATCTTCGATATAGATAAATCCATTAGCCAGGTCGCTTATGATTTAGGATTCAAATACCCGCAACATTTTACAAGATTATTTAAGCAAAGGGTAGGTGTTTCTCCCAATGAATATAAAAATCTGAATTGA
- a CDS encoding aldo/keto reductase, protein MKKRILGNSGLEVSALGMGCMGLSFAYGPAMDKQEGIKLIREAFEQGITFFDTAEAYGIANEELVGEALAPFRKEVIIATKFGFKNGEAMQGQDSRPERIRAVAEESLRRMKTDVIDLFYQHRVDANVPIEDVAGAVKDLIQEGKVKHFGMSEAGVESIRKAHAVQPVAALQSEYSIWWREPEKEVLSTLEELGIGFVPFSPLGRGFLTGKINADTKFDSSDFRNTLPRFSEENRKANQALIDLLSLIAKEKNATNAQIALGWLLAQKSWIVPIPGTTKSQRLRENIGGADINLTAADIKAIDEAFAKTEIKGDRYPTRLMDTVGK, encoded by the coding sequence ATGAAAAAAAGAATATTAGGTAATAGCGGATTAGAGGTTTCTGCTTTAGGGATGGGCTGTATGGGACTAAGTTTTGCTTATGGACCAGCGATGGATAAACAAGAAGGCATAAAATTAATTAGAGAGGCCTTTGAACAGGGTATCACATTTTTTGACACCGCCGAAGCCTATGGCATTGCCAATGAGGAATTAGTGGGCGAAGCCTTGGCGCCATTTAGAAAAGAAGTAATTATCGCCACCAAATTTGGTTTTAAAAACGGAGAAGCCATGCAAGGACAAGATAGCCGCCCGGAAAGGATTAGAGCTGTCGCAGAAGAATCTTTACGCCGCATGAAAACAGATGTAATTGATTTATTTTATCAACACAGGGTAGATGCAAATGTTCCCATCGAAGATGTTGCAGGAGCAGTGAAAGATTTGATTCAAGAAGGAAAGGTAAAGCATTTTGGCATGTCAGAAGCAGGCGTTGAATCTATTAGAAAAGCGCATGCGGTACAACCCGTTGCCGCTTTACAAAGCGAATATTCTATCTGGTGGCGGGAACCGGAAAAGGAAGTTTTATCAACCTTAGAAGAACTGGGAATAGGTTTTGTCCCTTTTAGTCCCCTGGGAAGAGGGTTCTTAACCGGAAAGATAAATGCGGATACAAAATTTGACAGCTCGGATTTTAGAAACACACTTCCTCGTTTTAGCGAAGAAAATAGAAAAGCTAATCAGGCATTGATTGATCTACTATCTCTAATCGCTAAAGAAAAGAATGCCACCAATGCACAAATTGCTCTAGGTTGGTTACTAGCTCAAAAGTCTTGGATCGTACCTATCCCCGGCACCACAAAATCACAAAGGCTAAGGGAAAATATTGGAGGAGCGGATATTAATTTGACGGCAGCGGATATTAAAGCTATAGACGAGGCTTTCGCTAAAACTGAAATTAAAGGAGATCGTTATCCAACACGCTTAATGGATACCGTTGGGAAATAG